In Primulina huaijiensis isolate GDHJ02 chromosome 6, ASM1229523v2, whole genome shotgun sequence, a single window of DNA contains:
- the LOC140979540 gene encoding actin-depolymerizing factor 3 isoform X1 — translation MEEANSASGMAVHDDCKLKFMELKTKRTHRFIVYKIEEKQKQVMVEKLGEPGQTYDDFITFLPADECRYAVFDFEFLTKENVPKSRIFFIAWSPDTARVRNKMIYASSKDRFKRELDGIQIELQATDPSEMDLEVFKSRAN, via the exons ATGGAAGAG GCTAATTCAGCATCCGGAATGGCAGTGCATGATGATTGCAAACTAAAATTTATGGAATTGAAAACTAAAAGGACACACCGCTTCATTGTCTATAAGATCGAGGAAAAGCAAAAACAGGTTATGGTGGAAAAGCTCGGTGAACCTGGTCAAACTTATGATGACTTCATTACATTCCTTCCTGCTGATGAGTGCAGATACGCGGTCTTTGACTTTGAATTTCTTACCAAAGAGAATGTCCCAAAGAGCAGGATTTTCTTTATTGCGTG GTCCCCTGATACTGCGAGGGTCCGTAACAAAATGATCTATGCTAGCTCCAAGGACAGGTTCAAGAGGGAATTAGATGGCATTCAGATAGAGCTTCAAGCAACCGATCCGTCTGAGATGGACCTTGAAGTCTTCAAAAGTCGTGCAAACTAA
- the LOC140979103 gene encoding uncharacterized protein: protein MMMHAYINQQVNEGTRRGSIPGHVVIRHDKEIADRNLFNDYFSENPKFHEGYFRRRFKMSHNLFLRIVDAVKNHDSYYIQRSDGLGRLGLSTNQKTTVAIRLLTYGLPADAADEYIKIGESTVIKCLQHFCRAVVKVFANQYLRSPNANDVARLLYIGKQRGFPGMLGSLDCIAPPAHYTICGNEYDTGYYLADAWSWRKNDLHYIMKACIIVHNMIIEDERDLSAPIQDAMEAPTPDVEMVVNDENARFQEFLVRYKKIKNRDAHYELRNALIEHFVGTI from the exons ATGATGATGCATGCCTATATCAATCAACAAGTTAACGAAGGCACGAGAAGAGGATCAATTCCTGGTCATGTTGTAATTCGTCACGATAAAGAAATAGCCGATCGTAATTTGTTCAATGACTATTTCTCTGAGAATCCCAAATTTCATGAAGGTTATTTTCGACGACGATTTAAGATGTCCCATAATCTATTTCTTCGTATCGTTGATGCTGTCAAAAATCATGATAGCTATTATATACAACGGAGTGATGGTTTGGGACGACTTGGGCTATCAACTAATCAAAAAACAACAGTTGCAATTCGATTATTAACATACGGCTTACCTGCGGATGCGGCGGATGAATACATCAAAATAGGAGAGTCAACTGTGATTAAATGCTTGCAACACTTTTGCCGAGCAGTGGTGAAAGTTTTTGCAAACCAGTACTTGCGATCTCCAAATGCCAATGATGTTGCTCGACTCTTATATATTGGTAAACAACGAGGCTTCCCGGGGATGTTGGGAAGTCTCGATT GCATTGCTCCACCTGCTCATTATACTATCTGTGGAAATGAATATGATACTGGCTATTACTTAGCCGATG CATGGTCTTGGCGTAAAAACGATTTACATTACATAATGAAAGCTTGCATTATCGTGCACAACATGATTATTGAAGATGAACGTGATCTTAGTGCACCGATTCAAGATGCAATGGAAGCACCGACTCCAGACGTTGAAATGGTGGTCAATGACGAAAATGCaagatttcaagaatttctcgttcgttataaaaaaataaaaaatagagatGCTCACTATGAACTAAGAAATGCATTAATTGAGCATTTTGTGGGAACAATATAG
- the LOC140979540 gene encoding actin-depolymerizing factor 3 isoform X2, which yields MANSASGMAVHDDCKLKFMELKTKRTHRFIVYKIEEKQKQVMVEKLGEPGQTYDDFITFLPADECRYAVFDFEFLTKENVPKSRIFFIAWSPDTARVRNKMIYASSKDRFKRELDGIQIELQATDPSEMDLEVFKSRAN from the exons ATG GCTAATTCAGCATCCGGAATGGCAGTGCATGATGATTGCAAACTAAAATTTATGGAATTGAAAACTAAAAGGACACACCGCTTCATTGTCTATAAGATCGAGGAAAAGCAAAAACAGGTTATGGTGGAAAAGCTCGGTGAACCTGGTCAAACTTATGATGACTTCATTACATTCCTTCCTGCTGATGAGTGCAGATACGCGGTCTTTGACTTTGAATTTCTTACCAAAGAGAATGTCCCAAAGAGCAGGATTTTCTTTATTGCGTG GTCCCCTGATACTGCGAGGGTCCGTAACAAAATGATCTATGCTAGCTCCAAGGACAGGTTCAAGAGGGAATTAGATGGCATTCAGATAGAGCTTCAAGCAACCGATCCGTCTGAGATGGACCTTGAAGTCTTCAAAAGTCGTGCAAACTAA